One stretch of Chelonia mydas isolate rCheMyd1 chromosome 21, rCheMyd1.pri.v2, whole genome shotgun sequence DNA includes these proteins:
- the OLFML3 gene encoding olfactomedin-like protein 3 produces MAPRLGLLLALLLAGAISAQQQQFMEYMERRFGALEERISQWHDQSSRYSTELREFKNQVITMLENMEKEQDRLRTEVENTAVRVDRLEREVDYLETQNPAPPCVEVDEKLMENQVSTAKKRKNEKYDKLTDCSDTISQVKAMKILKKFGSSAGLWTKDPVGSSEKIYVFDGSSNDTVYVFPRMREFTLFSATRKSARIKLPYPWVGTGHLVYGGHLYYIRQQGTFQVIKFSLANKTIVDSSVFPVEEQVPVFGLSAFNYIDIAADEEGLWAIYATRENEKNICLAKLDPVSLDTEQMWDTPCPRENAESAFVICGALYVVYNTRLPSRSRVQCVFDVSGAMTAEDAALVYFPKRYGSHSSMKYNPKERQIYAWDDGYQIIYRMEMKKKLEI; encoded by the exons atggcccCAAGGCTCGGCCTCCTCCTTGCCCTGCTCCTGGCGGGGGCCATCagtgctcagcagcagcagttcatggAGTACATGGAGAGGAGATTTGGCGCCTTGGAG gaaAGGATCTCCCAGTGGCATGACCAGAGCAGCCGCTACTCCACCGAGCTACGTGAATTCAAGAACCAGGTGATCACAATGCTGGAGAACATGGAGAAGGAGCAGGACAGGCTGCGCACAGAGGTGGAGAACACGGCAGTGCGGGTGGACCGGCTAGAGCGCGAGGTGGACTACCTAGAGACGCAGAACCCCGCTCCTCCCTGTGTGGAGGTAGATGAGAAGCTGATGGAGAACCAGGTCTCCACAGCCAAGAAGAGGAAGAACGAGAAGTATGATAAGCTGACAG ATTGCAGTGACACCATCTCCCAGGTGAAAGCCATGAAGATcctgaagaaatttggcagcagtgCTGGGCTGTGGACCAAGGACCCCGTGGGGAGCTCGGAGAAGATCTATGTCTTCGATGGCTCCAGCAATGATACGGTCTATGTGTTCCCCAGGATGAGGGAGTTTACGCTGTTTTCTGCCACGCGGAAGTCAGCCCGCATCAAGCTGCCCTACCCCTGGGTGGGCACCGGGCACCTGGTGTATGGGGGGCATCTCTACTACATCCGGCAGCAGGGCACCTTCCAGGTCATCAAGTTCAGCTTGGCCAATAAGACCATTGTGGACAGTTCCGTGTTCCCAGTCGAGGAGCAGGTACCTGTCTTTGGTCTCTCCGCCTTCAACTACATCGACATAGCAGCTGATGAGGAAGGGCTATGGGCCATCTATGCCACCAGGGAGAATGAGAAGAACATCTGCCTGGCCAAGCTGGACCCTGTCTCCCTGGACACAGAGCAGATGTGGGATACGCCATGCCCCCGGGAGAACGCTGAGAGTGCCTTTGTCATCTGCGGGGCACTCTATGTGGTGTATAACACGAGGCTGCCCAGCCGCTCCCGCGTGCAGTGCGTCTTTGACGTCAGTGGCGCCATGACAGCTGAGGATGCTGCCTTGGTGTACTTCCCCAAGCGCTATGGGTCTCACTCCAGCATGAAGTACAACCCCAAGGAGCGGCAGATCTACGCCTGGGACGATGGCTACCAGATCATCTACAGGATGGAGATGAAGAAGAAACTGGAGATCTGA